The Carassius gibelio isolate Cgi1373 ecotype wild population from Czech Republic chromosome A24, carGib1.2-hapl.c, whole genome shotgun sequence genome window below encodes:
- the LOC127946523 gene encoding E3 ubiquitin-protein ligase MSL2 isoform X2: protein MHGNLLQDPIAPTNSSCQHYVCKSCKGKKMMMKPSCSWCKDYEQFEENKQLCILVDCYRKICEYIADSPLAQHISSTVGGSPDILALLNEGLSLDNRQEEESLSLSLTNQSPTPSTSETLPDEGQSPSTEIKKQDFSPLGVNGLQDCNGLTNVEELTASLPSLEASVPDSVESGGDAVKQESFTNEIPVCEAVAAAGEELCTSTMDICGFGEDIKHDGGTLLLSVEEVLRTLEPDHVAQDECPAILQSTLEPSGNLNGPFALVNSARQLSSLPQDSQEVFVPQHPMSQKNPQHLGISCSAVTPRMPRSNRKRSRSESDSEKVQPVHISTFIHGPTLGASAPVPIKSEPKSPTQTIPHMAAVPNGGGLSKVGKALPVPAKTVKKTIDNHGPKKAYTKSKQGTPKSKEKTKERILTNALIPGSPTKVLYKKTQEKKGCKCGRATQNPSVLTCRGQRCPCYSNRKACLDCICRGCQNSYMANGEKKLEAFAVPEKALEQTRLTLGINVTSIAVRNTTGSGAGGMLNVSTAAGSPVASFLATGPHEDKGFDEPLDMRFD from the exons ATGCACG gCAATTTGCTACAAGATCCAATTGCTCCAACCAACTCATCGTGCCAGCACTATGTCTGTAAATCATGTAAAGGtaaaaagatgatgatgaaaccATCGTGCAGCTGGTGTAAAGACTACGAGCAGTTTGAGGAGAACAAGCAGCTGTGCATCTTGGTGGACTGCTACAGAAAGATTTGCGAGTACATCGCAGATTCTCCTCTCGCCCAGCACATTTCAAGTACTGTGGGAGGGTCCCCAGACATCCTGGCGCTGTTGAATGAAGGACTCTCATTGGACAACAGACAGGAGGAGGAGTCACTCTCCCTGAGCTTGACAAACCAGTCTCCTACACCCTCGACCTCAGAAACTCTCCCCGATGAGGGCCAGTCCCCATCGACAGAGATCAAAAAGCAAGACTTCAGTCCTCTAGGAGTGAATGGCCTCCAGGATTGCAATGGTTTGACCAACGTGGAGGAGTTGACCGCCAGTTTACCTTCACTAGAGGCCAGTGTTCCAGACTCAGTGGAAAGCGGGGGCGACGCAGTGAAACAAGAGAGTTTCACAAATGAGATCCCCGTGTGCGAGGCAGTGGCAGCTGCTGGCGAGGAACTATGTACCAGCACCATGGACATTTGTGGCTTTGGTGAGGATATTAAACATGATGGCGGGACTCTCCTCTTGAGTGTAGAGGAAGTGCTCAGGACTCTAGAACCAGACCACGTTGCCCAGGACGAGTGTCCTGCAATATTGCAGTCGACTCTTGAACCTTCAGGAAACTTGAATGGACCATTTGCATTGGTCAACTCTGCTCGGCAGCTCTCCTCTCTCCCGCAAGACTCGCAGGAGGTTTTTGTCCCCCAGCACCCAATGTCCCAAAAGAATCCACAACATTTGGGAATATCCTGTTCCGCAGTGACACCTAGAATGCCACGGTCCAACCGGAAGCGCTCACGGTCAGAAAGCGACAGCGAGAAGGTTCAACCCGTACATATTTCCACCTTCATCCACGGCCCCACATTGGGCGCCTCCGCCCCTGTTCCAATAAAGTCCGAACCTAAATCTCCCACTCAGACTATCCCCCACATGGCGGCGGTGCCCAACGGTGGTGGCCTTTCTAAGGTGGGCAAGGCATTACCGGTGCCtgctaaaactgtcaaaaagacCATTGACAACCATGGACCCAAAAAGGCATACACTAAGTCCAAACAAGGCACTCCAAAGTCAAAGGAGAAGACAAAAGAACGGATTCTGACTAACGCCCTCATTCCCGGGAGCCCAACGAAAGTGTTGTACAAAAAGACACAAGAGAAAAAGGGCTGCAAGTGTGGCAGAGCAACTCAAAACCCAAGTGTTCTTACGTGCCGTGGACAGCGGTGCCCCTGTTACTCCAACCGCAAAGCCTGTCTGGACTGCATATGCAGGGGCTGCCAGAACTCCTACATGGCCAATGGCGAAAAAAAACTGGAGGCTTTCGCGGTGCCAGAGAAGGCACTCGAGCAGACAAGACTCACTCTGGGCATCAACGTCACAAGCATCGCAGTGCGGAACACCACAGGTAGCGGCGCCGGCGGGATGCTCAATGTCTCCACGGCGGCTGGCTCGCCTGTGGCCTCCTTCTTGGCTACGGGGCCACACGAAGACAAAGGATTCGATGAACCATTGGACATGAGGTTTGACTGA
- the LOC127946523 gene encoding E3 ubiquitin-protein ligase MSL2 isoform X1, with protein sequence MNPVNATTLYVSACRSVLQCDPRDPQALAEIYKLLPFFRQSLACLVCGNLLQDPIAPTNSSCQHYVCKSCKGKKMMMKPSCSWCKDYEQFEENKQLCILVDCYRKICEYIADSPLAQHISSTVGGSPDILALLNEGLSLDNRQEEESLSLSLTNQSPTPSTSETLPDEGQSPSTEIKKQDFSPLGVNGLQDCNGLTNVEELTASLPSLEASVPDSVESGGDAVKQESFTNEIPVCEAVAAAGEELCTSTMDICGFGEDIKHDGGTLLLSVEEVLRTLEPDHVAQDECPAILQSTLEPSGNLNGPFALVNSARQLSSLPQDSQEVFVPQHPMSQKNPQHLGISCSAVTPRMPRSNRKRSRSESDSEKVQPVHISTFIHGPTLGASAPVPIKSEPKSPTQTIPHMAAVPNGGGLSKVGKALPVPAKTVKKTIDNHGPKKAYTKSKQGTPKSKEKTKERILTNALIPGSPTKVLYKKTQEKKGCKCGRATQNPSVLTCRGQRCPCYSNRKACLDCICRGCQNSYMANGEKKLEAFAVPEKALEQTRLTLGINVTSIAVRNTTGSGAGGMLNVSTAAGSPVASFLATGPHEDKGFDEPLDMRFD encoded by the exons ATGAACCCGGTGAATGCGACCACTCTCTACGTGTCAGCTTGTCGGTCGGTGCTGCAGTGCGATCCCCGGGACCCCCAGGCTTTGGCGGAAATCTATAAGCTCTTGCCTTTTTTCAGACAGTCTCTAGCCTGCCTTGTGTGTG gCAATTTGCTACAAGATCCAATTGCTCCAACCAACTCATCGTGCCAGCACTATGTCTGTAAATCATGTAAAGGtaaaaagatgatgatgaaaccATCGTGCAGCTGGTGTAAAGACTACGAGCAGTTTGAGGAGAACAAGCAGCTGTGCATCTTGGTGGACTGCTACAGAAAGATTTGCGAGTACATCGCAGATTCTCCTCTCGCCCAGCACATTTCAAGTACTGTGGGAGGGTCCCCAGACATCCTGGCGCTGTTGAATGAAGGACTCTCATTGGACAACAGACAGGAGGAGGAGTCACTCTCCCTGAGCTTGACAAACCAGTCTCCTACACCCTCGACCTCAGAAACTCTCCCCGATGAGGGCCAGTCCCCATCGACAGAGATCAAAAAGCAAGACTTCAGTCCTCTAGGAGTGAATGGCCTCCAGGATTGCAATGGTTTGACCAACGTGGAGGAGTTGACCGCCAGTTTACCTTCACTAGAGGCCAGTGTTCCAGACTCAGTGGAAAGCGGGGGCGACGCAGTGAAACAAGAGAGTTTCACAAATGAGATCCCCGTGTGCGAGGCAGTGGCAGCTGCTGGCGAGGAACTATGTACCAGCACCATGGACATTTGTGGCTTTGGTGAGGATATTAAACATGATGGCGGGACTCTCCTCTTGAGTGTAGAGGAAGTGCTCAGGACTCTAGAACCAGACCACGTTGCCCAGGACGAGTGTCCTGCAATATTGCAGTCGACTCTTGAACCTTCAGGAAACTTGAATGGACCATTTGCATTGGTCAACTCTGCTCGGCAGCTCTCCTCTCTCCCGCAAGACTCGCAGGAGGTTTTTGTCCCCCAGCACCCAATGTCCCAAAAGAATCCACAACATTTGGGAATATCCTGTTCCGCAGTGACACCTAGAATGCCACGGTCCAACCGGAAGCGCTCACGGTCAGAAAGCGACAGCGAGAAGGTTCAACCCGTACATATTTCCACCTTCATCCACGGCCCCACATTGGGCGCCTCCGCCCCTGTTCCAATAAAGTCCGAACCTAAATCTCCCACTCAGACTATCCCCCACATGGCGGCGGTGCCCAACGGTGGTGGCCTTTCTAAGGTGGGCAAGGCATTACCGGTGCCtgctaaaactgtcaaaaagacCATTGACAACCATGGACCCAAAAAGGCATACACTAAGTCCAAACAAGGCACTCCAAAGTCAAAGGAGAAGACAAAAGAACGGATTCTGACTAACGCCCTCATTCCCGGGAGCCCAACGAAAGTGTTGTACAAAAAGACACAAGAGAAAAAGGGCTGCAAGTGTGGCAGAGCAACTCAAAACCCAAGTGTTCTTACGTGCCGTGGACAGCGGTGCCCCTGTTACTCCAACCGCAAAGCCTGTCTGGACTGCATATGCAGGGGCTGCCAGAACTCCTACATGGCCAATGGCGAAAAAAAACTGGAGGCTTTCGCGGTGCCAGAGAAGGCACTCGAGCAGACAAGACTCACTCTGGGCATCAACGTCACAAGCATCGCAGTGCGGAACACCACAGGTAGCGGCGCCGGCGGGATGCTCAATGTCTCCACGGCGGCTGGCTCGCCTGTGGCCTCCTTCTTGGCTACGGGGCCACACGAAGACAAAGGATTCGATGAACCATTGGACATGAGGTTTGACTGA
- the LOC127946524 gene encoding tumor necrosis factor ligand superfamily member 10-like, whose product MVSMSSSHTMQYIGLLLLAAILLQTIAVAVTFIYFSNVLSTMKETFSKSSVSCLMRANLRTIKGQELNADEGKDDPCWQVTQQLHFLIEKSMSSRYQKEISSAVKDEVSRVLPSLVIQDQDDSPRPKIAAHVTGSYIPEKDGGGQPNRKVYGQKIQSWESEKGLAFLQNVELSDGELVVPQAGLYYIYSQTYFRHTLIEEDESDRREVDGTSGDSVRGKPMLQYVYKKVSSYPVPILLMKNARTTCWSRDAEYGLYSIYQAGLFQLGGGDRVFVTVSNLSTIDMDEKSSFFGAFLVS is encoded by the exons ATGGTCAGCATGTCAAGCTCACACACCATGCAGTATATCGGACTCCTGCTGCTGGCTGCAATTCTCCTGCAAACAATAGCCGTGGCTGTGACTTTCATATACTTCAGCAACGTCTTATCGACG ATGAAAGAAACCTTCTCCAAAAGCAGCGTGTCGTGTCTGATGCGCGCTAACCTCAGAACGATAAAGGGGCAGGAACTGAACGCGGATGAGGGGAAAGACGACCCCTGCTGGCAGGTCACGCAACAGCTCCACTTTCTGATTGAAAAG tcgaTGTCCAGTCGTTACCAGAAAGAAATTTCATCTGCCGTCAAAG ATGAAGTCTCGCGTGTGCTTCCCTCATTGGTGATCCAAGATCAAGATGATTCCCCTCGGCCTAAAATCGCAGCACATGTGACCGGGAGCTATATACCAGAAAAAGATGGAGGAG GTCAACCGAACAGGAAGGTGTACGGCCAGAAGATTCAGTCGTGGGAGTCCGAAAAGGGTCTGGCTTTCCTCCAGAACGTGGAGTTAAGCGATGGAGAATTGGTGGTGCCGCAAGCCGGGCTTTATTACATCTACTCCCAAACTTATTTCCGACACACGCTCATCGAGGAGGATGAAAGCGACCGCAGGGAAGTGGACGGGACGTCAGGCGATTCGGTTCGGGGGAAACCGATGTTGCAGTATGTTTATAAAAAAGTAAGTTCGTATCCGGTGCCAATTTTGCTAATGAAAAACGCTCGGACGACCTGCTGGTCACGTGACGCAGAATACGGACTGTATTCCATCTACCAAGCGGGGCTTTTTCAGCTTGGAGGAGGTGACAGGGTGTTTGTGACGGTCAGCAACCTGAGCACCATCGACATGGACGAGAAGTCAAGCTTCTTCGGAGCATTTTTGGTCAGCTAG